The Streptomyces sp. NBC_01244 genome contains a region encoding:
- a CDS encoding ATP-binding protein — protein sequence MSTATVQVQTRSTSADADPAPVLSLTTDHVAGIRSLRRSVIETLGSCGCTELLIDTAALLATELLSNGLQYADTGGETCTVRLDVYWNGHDLTISVTDPDPRVPAARTAAVADDDEHGRGLVLVEALTTCWGTVPRSNGKTVWCHLT from the coding sequence ATGTCCACCGCAACCGTCCAGGTCCAGACCCGGTCCACCTCCGCGGACGCCGACCCGGCCCCCGTCCTGAGTCTCACCACGGACCACGTCGCGGGCATCCGCTCCCTGCGCCGGAGCGTCATCGAGACCCTCGGCTCCTGCGGCTGCACCGAGCTCCTGATCGACACGGCCGCGCTGCTGGCCACCGAGCTGCTCAGCAACGGTCTGCAGTACGCGGACACCGGCGGCGAGACCTGCACCGTCCGCCTGGACGTGTACTGGAACGGCCACGACCTGACCATCTCCGTGACCGACCCGGACCCGCGAGTCCCGGCCGCGCGGACCGCTGCCGTCGCCGACGACGACGAACACGGACGCGGCCTCGTACTCGTGGAAGCACTGACGACCTGCTGGGGCACCGTCCCCCGCTCGAACGGCAAGACCGTCTGGTGCCACCTCACCTGA